From one Catenuloplanes nepalensis genomic stretch:
- a CDS encoding class I SAM-dependent methyltransferase has protein sequence MPESLPDALAEVRDLLLHPGLTRAVAAGRRKGQTPSVVRAELRPVSLKGGAKLQIVTNDGARPFTRNVAFGDEAAVAVDELLAEPFGNWHVESPAGTVQLRVTKKGEAQVHRAASTVPDAAPVAHDRAKEHLLDPGDPLFAEIGGGAAKRRQVDAFLRALAATLPDELPARLRVVDLGCGNAYLTFAAYRYLAARGVALDVVGVDVREDQRVRNTALAERLGCADEVRFVAGTILDADVEAADVVLALHACDTATDEALARAVSWEARWVLAAPCCHHDLAAQLRKAPAPTPFEGLGRHGILRERFADVLTDTVRASLLRLHGYRVEVVEFIDSAHTPRNLLIRARRTGAAPTEAARAEYTALTGGFHIEPALERLLSRS, from the coding sequence ATGCCCGAATCACTTCCCGACGCCCTCGCCGAGGTGCGCGACCTGCTGCTCCACCCCGGCCTGACCCGCGCGGTGGCCGCCGGGCGGCGCAAGGGGCAGACCCCGTCGGTGGTCCGGGCCGAGCTGCGCCCGGTCTCGCTAAAGGGCGGCGCCAAGCTGCAGATCGTGACGAACGACGGCGCGCGCCCGTTCACCCGCAACGTCGCGTTCGGCGACGAGGCCGCCGTGGCCGTGGACGAGCTGCTGGCCGAGCCGTTCGGCAACTGGCACGTGGAGTCGCCGGCCGGGACCGTCCAGCTGCGGGTCACTAAGAAGGGCGAGGCGCAGGTGCACCGTGCCGCGTCCACCGTCCCGGACGCGGCGCCGGTCGCTCATGATCGGGCGAAGGAGCACCTGCTCGACCCCGGCGACCCGCTGTTCGCGGAGATCGGTGGCGGCGCGGCAAAGCGGCGGCAGGTCGACGCGTTCCTGCGCGCGCTCGCCGCCACACTCCCGGACGAGCTGCCCGCACGCCTGCGCGTGGTGGACCTCGGCTGCGGCAACGCCTACCTGACGTTCGCGGCCTACCGGTATCTCGCCGCGCGGGGCGTGGCGCTGGACGTGGTCGGCGTGGACGTGCGCGAGGACCAGCGCGTCCGCAACACCGCGCTCGCCGAGCGGCTCGGCTGCGCCGACGAGGTCCGGTTCGTGGCCGGCACCATCCTGGACGCGGACGTCGAGGCCGCGGACGTGGTGCTGGCGCTGCACGCGTGCGACACCGCCACCGACGAGGCGCTGGCCCGCGCGGTGAGCTGGGAGGCGCGCTGGGTGCTGGCCGCGCCCTGCTGCCACCACGATCTCGCCGCGCAGCTGCGCAAGGCACCGGCTCCGACGCCGTTCGAAGGGCTCGGGCGGCACGGCATCCTGCGCGAGCGGTTCGCGGACGTGCTCACCGACACGGTCCGGGCGTCGCTGCTGCGGTTGCACGGTTACCGCGTCGAGGTGGTGGAGTTCATCGACTCCGCGCACACGCCGCGCAACCTGCTGATCCGCGCGCGCCGCACCGGCGCGGCCCCGACCGAGGCCGCGCGGGCGGAGTACACGGCGCTGACCGGCGGGTTCCACATCGAACCCGCGCTGGAGCGGCTGCTCAGCCGATCGTGA